In the genome of Candidatus Dadabacteria bacterium, the window TGAATAATACCCCCGCAAAACTAAGAAGGTCGGAGGGCTTCATGTATATCTGCGAATCCCAGACTCCCATCTGCCCGCTTATTACGATAAAATCACCCTCCACGGATGATTCCGTCACCGTTATCTCAAAATCCCCCGCTGGACTGGTTACTTTCATCAAAGTTCTCCCGTGACCGATTAAAAACTTCCTAGTTTATTATATCACCCGGAAACAGAGAGTGCATCCCTCATCACCTCAACCGGGGCATTTTCGCCCGTCCAGATCTCAAAAGCGTCAACTCCCTGGTAAAGGAGCATGCCGAGCCCGGATTCCGCCTTGAGCCCAAGAGCCTTGGAGTCCCTTACAAGCGGAGTGACGGCAGGCTTGTAGACAAGGTCGTAGACCACACAGTTCTCATCGAGCAGGTCAAGCGGAAGACGAAGAGGTTCGATATCACCCATTCCCGCAGAAGAGCAGTTAATCACGATGTCTGTCTGCTCCATCATCTGCGCCACCCGCGCTGCGTCCTCAAGCGGGGCCGCGGAAAATCCGACGTCTCCAAAACGCGGAGAGAATTCCTCGGAAAGCTCTTGTGCCTTAAAATAGGTCCTGTTTGCAATTGCAATACTTCGGGCGCCGCCTGTACACATCGCCACTATTACCGCTCTTGAGGCTCCGCCGGCTCCCACGATAAGAATATTCTTGTCCTGCGGGACGAACTCGAGTTCAGAATGAAGAGCTCTCAGCACTCCAGAAACGTCCGTGTTGTAACCCTTGAGCCTACCGTCTTCGTTAACTATGGTGTTTACCGCTCCGACCATGGAGGCCTCAGGAGCAATCTCGTCCAGACCCGCCATAACGGACTGCTTATGCGGGATGGTGACGTTAACTCCACAAAGACCGAGGTTTCTTATCGAATTTACGGCCTTGTCTATGTTCCGGGGGTCCACGTCAAAAGCCAGATAAACGCAGTCAAGCCCTAGATGCTCGAACGCCGCGTTATGCATGGCGGGAGACAGACTCTGGGACACCGGATGACCGAAGATGCCGTATATCCGCGTTGTGGCTTTTATTTCCAAATCCGCTCGTCCTTAGGGTAATCGCAAAGAATTTCCCGTACCGAAGCGACATCGTGTTCGATCTGCGCTACAAGCTCATCCACGCTCGCAAAACGCTTCTCATCCCTCAGTCTCTCGACGAAATTCACCCTGACTTTCTTTCCATAAAGATCGTCATTGAAATCAAAAATGTGGGTCTCGACCGTAAGCTTACTCTCCTCAAACGTCGGGCGTATCCCTATGTTGGTGATACTTTCGTGGAAGCCGTCGGGAAGCCTGATGTAGGTGGCATAAACCCCCGGCTTGGGAAGAATCTCCCATTCGGTATCAAGGTTAACCGTAGGAAAACCCAGTTTTCTGCCTCTTCTCTCACCTTCCACTACGACGCCCTCTATGTAGTAATCGTAACCGAAAAACCGGTTCGCCTCGCTGATTTCCCCGCCTTTTACAAGGTTCCTTATAGCGCTGCTGCTTACCACCTGATCATCTACCCGAGCCACTTCTGCAACTACCGTGTTAAAGCCATAGGTTTCTCCCATGGAACGGAGGAGATCGACATTCCCCTTTCTTTTGTGTCCGAAAGAAAATCCCGGACCCACTACTATGTCCTTTATCCTGAGACGCTCAAGGAGGATGTCTTTTATGAAATTCTCCGCGCTTACCTTTGAGAGCTCGCAGGTGAAGTTAAGACAGATAACCGCATCAATCCCAGTAGCCTCAAGCATCTCGAACCTCCACCCTAACGGAAA includes:
- a CDS encoding shikimate dehydrogenase, with the translated sequence MEIKATTRIYGIFGHPVSQSLSPAMHNAAFEHLGLDCVYLAFDVDPRNIDKAVNSIRNLGLCGVNVTIPHKQSVMAGLDEIAPEASMVGAVNTIVNEDGRLKGYNTDVSGVLRALHSELEFVPQDKNILIVGAGGASRAVIVAMCTGGARSIAIANRTYFKAQELSEEFSPRFGDVGFSAAPLEDAARVAQMMEQTDIVINCSSAGMGDIEPLRLPLDLLDENCVVYDLVYKPAVTPLVRDSKALGLKAESGLGMLLYQGVDAFEIWTGENAPVEVMRDALSVSG
- a CDS encoding bifunctional riboflavin kinase/FAD synthetase: ENMKIIVDPKQPLDFETSAGIGNFDGIHLGHKEIIEAAKLRSRENSTHSCVITFNPHPQKVLGRKELSLIFPLGWRFEMLEATGIDAVICLNFTCELSKVSAENFIKDILLERLRIKDIVVGPGFSFGHKRKGNVDLLRSMGETYGFNTVVAEVARVDDQVVSSSAIRNLVKGGEISEANRFFGYDYYIEGVVVEGERRGRKLGFPTVNLDTEWEILPKPGVYATYIRLPDGFHESITNIGIRPTFEESKLTVETHIFDFNDDLYGKKVRVNFVERLRDEKRFASVDELVAQIEHDVASVREILCDYPKDERIWK